The window GAGCGGATTCACGGCCACGCCTGCAGCGCTCGGCGGTTCACCGGCATGGCGACGCCTCCGCAGGAATTCCGGCGCCATCACGATGCCGATGGCGGTGACGGGCAGGATCTGCTGCGCCTGGATGAGGAACGCCACGGCCACGGCGGCGTTCGAATCGAAGCCCAGCGCCGCGGCGGTGAGCGCATAGAAGACCTCGAACACGCCGACGTTGCCCGGGGTGGAGCGAATGGCGAATCCGACGTTCACGGCCAGCAGACAGGCGACGGTGCCCGTGAAGGTGATGGGGAAATGGACGGCGCGCGCCGTGAGCCCGTAGGTAGCGATCTGCAACGCCCACGCGCCCATGGACAGCAGCATCGCCGCGGCGAACCGCGGCACGGTGGAGACGCTCGCCAGGGTGTGCGTGAACCGGCGCGCGTAGGCCCGCAGTTTGCCGCGCCAGTTGGTCTCGTCCGTCGTCACGCGCTCCTCGGTCTTCTCGCGGCTGAGCAGGAAGAGCACGAAGAACCCCAACACGGCGAGCGCGGTGATGGCGAACGGGCGGAGTCCCGCGATGTGGTCGGGAAGCGGGAGCAACCAGATGCCGAGGACAAGCATCAGCACGTAGCCGATCACCTCGAACAGCCGCTCGAGCGCGAACGTGGCGAGGATCTTCGCGCTGGGCACCCGCGTGGCGCGCGCCACGAAGATCACGCGGGCCGCTTCACCGCCGTTGGCCACGAGGACGTTGTTGAGTCCGGCGCCGGCGAACGTGGCGCGCATGGCGAGCCAGAGCGAGTCGGCGCCCACGGGCCGCAGGAACACCCACCAACGCACGCCTTTGAGGACGAGCGAGGTGAGGTTCACCGCCGCTGCCAGGAGCAGTAGACTCGGCGACGCCGAGCGGAATGCACGCCATGTCTCGCCCCACTGCACCCGCGTGGCGAACAGCACGAGGAAGGCGGCGACAGCCACCCACATCGAGATTCGCAGGACGCGGATGACCTGGCGCTTCATGCGGCGGGGACCGGTACGAACCGGTAGCCCCGGCCCTCGAGCGCAGAGAGCACTTGGGGTACTGCCTCCGCCGTCTGGCGCCGGTCACCCACCGGGTCGTAGCCGTCTCCGTCGTGCAGTAGGAGAATCGAACCGGGCCGCGCGCCGTCGACCGTGCGTTGGGCGATCACGTCGGCCCCCGGGCGGTCGGAGTCCCAGACGCCCAGCGACCATCCGATGACGCGCTCACCCAGCGAACGAGCGATGGAGTTGACCCACGGACTGCGAAAGCCATGCGGCGCACGGAACAGCGCGGGTCGTGCACCGCACGCCTGGGCGATGGCGTCTACGCCGCGCGTGAGATCGTCGCGCACGTAGGCGGGGCTCTTGAAGTGGAGTTTACGGTGGTAATAGCCGTGGTTGCCGACCGCGTGCCCATCGTCGCGGATGCGGCGCACGAGCGCCGGCCACCGTTCCGCATGGCGCCCCAGGATGAAGAAGGTGGCGTGCGCACCCGCGCGGGCCAGGGCGTCGAGAATTGGCGGGGTGGCCTCGGGGTTCGGACCGTCGTCGAATGTCAGCGCGACGACGCGCTCCCTCGTGGGGAGCCGGCCGAGCGCGGGCCCGAACAGGTAACTGTTCCGGTAGAAGGCTCCGTGCGCGGCGAGTCCCATGGCCACCGTGGCGCCGCCGAGCACTGCCGGCCCGTTCATGGAACGACGGCGATGTGTCCGAGAATGGAGCGGTAGACGTCGAGCACCTGGCCGGCGACCCGGTCCCACCCGTAGGCCAGCGACTCCTCACGGCCGCGTTTCCCGAGCTGGGTCCGGAGGGCGGGATCATCGATGAGGCGCACGATCGCGTCGGCCAGGGCGTCGTGGTCGCCGCACGGTACCATGAGCGCTTCGCGGCCGTTCTCCACGACGTCGCGGAAGCCGAGGATGTCGGAGCAGACGATTGGGGTCTCGCAGGCCATCGACTCGAGCAGCGTGATGCCGAATGACGCCTTCGTCGTGGGGCAGGCGTAGATCGAGCAGTTGGCGTAGTAGCTGGGCCGGCCCTCGAGCACGGCGCCCACGAACGTGATGTCCGGGTCGCCGCCGGCCAGTGCGCGGTAGTGGTCGCGGAGCGGGCCGTCGCCCACCACGACCAACTGGGCCTCGCGGCCGAGCGCCTTCACCCGGCGGAAAGCGTGGATGAGCGTGTCGAGGCCGTTGCGCGGATCGAACCGTCCGAGGAACAGGATCGACGGTACGTCGGTCCGGATCGTGGCGGGCCGCGGCGCGTCCGGCGTGAACACGTCGACGTCTATGCCGTTGGGAATGATCTTCCAGTCGGCCGTGAAGTAGCGGTTCAGCGCGACCGTGGTGGAGTGCGAGACGGCGATGGCCGCGCTCAGCTTGTCGAGCCGGCGCTGGAAGTACCGGTTGAACAGCGCGTAGGCCTTGGAATGGTCGAAATACGTATGGAAGGTGCCGACCACCGGGCAGTCTGCCTCATCGATGGCGAGCATGGGCAGCACGGGCGTGAGGGGCGAGTGGACGTGCACGATGTCGTACCGGCCTTCGCGAAGCACGCGACGCATGCGGCGCCGCAGCCCGATGCCGACCGTGATGCGGGCCTGCGATCCGTTGGACTGCACGGGCTGGCTGCGCCCGATGCGAATGACGTTGGGATGCTCCGCGGCCCCCGGAATGTGGGACGTGATGATGTCCACGTGGTGGCCGCGGCGTCGCGCCTCGCGGGCGAAGAAGTGCACGTGTTCGCACACCCCGCCCAGATGCGGATAGTAGTACTCCGTGACCAGCGCGATGCGAAACGTCCGATCATCCCGGGCTTCGGGTTGATCGGGCAGCTGCGGCATGGCCGGGTGCTGGGGGGCGCGGAGCGTCCTGCCCGCAAGGGTCAAGATCGGCATGAAGGCGGAAATATACCATTCCCGGGGCACGGGGGTGTAGCGGCACCGCCCGGCGCTCGGGGAGCACCCGGCTCGGGCGCATGTATGACGGAGTCACCGGTCCGGGCGTTTCGCCCCACCCGGGAATTCGGCATCAGTCGCGGCGGGCGTCCAGCGGCGCCGCCGTGGGGTAGTCGCCGGTGAAGCACGCGTCGCAGAATCCTTCGGGGCCGCCCGGTACGGCACCGAGCATGCCGTCGCGCGACAGATAGCCGAGGGAGTCCACCCCCAATTCGCGAGCGATCTCGGCCTGCGACAGGTTGGCCGCTATCAACTCCCGTCGGCTGGGCGTGTCGATGCCGTAGTAGCACGGGCCGGTGATCGGGGCCGAGCTGACGCGGAGATGCACTTCCTTCGCGCCGGCGGAGCGGATCATCGCCACCAGGCCGCGCGTGGTCGTGCCGCGCACGATGGAGTCGTCCACCATCACCACGCGCTTGCCCGCGATCACCTCGCGCACCGGGTTGTACTTGATCTTGACCTTGGCATCGCGGCCCGCCTGCGTGGGCTGGATGAACGTGCGGCCCACATAGTGATTGCGGATGAGCGCCAGTTCGTACGGCAGCCCGCTCACCTCGGCAAAGCCGAGGGCCGCCGAGTTGGAGGAGTCGGGAACGCTGAATACGAGGTCGGCGTTCGGCGCCGGGTGCTCCTTGGCCAGTTGCCGTCCCAACTCGCGCCGCGCGCGGTCCACCGACCCCCCGAACACGCGGCTGTCGGGGCGCGCGAAATATACGTACTCGAATACGCACCGGCGCAACGGCATCGGCTCCAGTGCCTGGATGGCGTGGACGCCGGTGTCGTCGACGACGATGATCTCGCCGGGACCCACCTCGCGCTCGGCCACCGCCCCCACGATGTCGAGGGCGCAGGTCTCCGATGCGAACACCACGGCGCCGTTGAGCCGGCCCATGACCAGCGGGCGCCAGCCGCGCGGATCGCGCGCCGCGATCAGCGTGTCGCCGATGGCCGCCACGAGGCTGTACGCACCGTCGAGGCCGGTGAGCGCCTCGGCCATGCGCGCGGCCGGCGTGGGGGCCTGCGACTTGGCCAGCCGGTGCACGATCACTTCCGAATCGGCGTTGGTGGAGAAGATGGATCCCTGGGCTTCGAGCTCGGCCCGCACCTGGACCGCGTTCACGAGATTCCCGTTGTGCGCCAGCGCGATATGCCCGCCGCGGGAACGCACGAAGATCGGCTGCGCGTTCTCGATGGTGGACGAGCCGGCCGTGCTGTACCGCGTGTGGCCGAGGGCCAGGTTGCCATGGAGCTGCTCCAGCTCGTGTCCCATGGTCTCGTTCATGGTGCCCATGGAGCGCACGAGTTGCCCCTGGCCGTGCGCGTCGAGTACCACCACCCCGACGGATTCCTGACCGCGGTGCTGGAGGGAATAGAGCCCCAACTGGGTGAGCCGGGCTGCGTCCGGGGTGCCACGAATACCGAAGATGCCGCACATGAACTCAGGCCGCCGTAGTGACGGGGGAGTCGGAGACGGCGGAGGCCGCCCGCGACATGATACGAGGAATGGATTCGAAGTAGGCGTCGGCGAGCTGCACGATGGATGCCGCGAGATGCCGGTCGCCCGCCGTGATCTCGAGGTTCCCGCCGTTCTCCACGACGCCGATGTCCTGCGCCGGAACGCCGTGGCGGCGGGCCACCGCGAGCACGCCATCGGGATCGGGGGTGGACACGATCACACGTCCCTGTGCCTCACCGAACAGCAGAGCGCGCAGGGGAAGGCCCGCCCACGCGGCGAGGTCGACACGGGCTCCGATTGGACGCTCCCGGTCCATGATGGCGCATTCGGCCAGGGCGACGGCGAGCCCGCCGTCGCTGCAGTCGTGCGCCGAACGGACGGCGCCGGCGGTGATCGTATCGAGCAGCGCTTCGATGAGCCGCCGTTCGGCGTCGAGATCGCAGGTCGGCGGCGCGCCGGCCACGACCCCGTGAATGGTCTGGAGGTATTCGCTCGCGCCGATCGACGCCGTGGGTTCGCCCAGCAGGACGATCCGGTCGCCGGCCTGTGCGAACGCCGCGCGGGTGATGTGGGACAGCGAATCGATGCGTCCGACCATCCCGACGACGGGCGTGGGGTAGATGGCGCCACGCGGGGTCTCATTGTACAGCGATACGTTGCCGCCGGTGACGGGGGTGCCGAGCGCCAAGCACGCTTCGGCCAAGCCAGCCACCGCTTCGCGCAGTTGATAGTAGATGTCGGGTTTGCGCGGGTTCCCGAAGTTGAGGTTGTTGGTGATGGCCATGGGCCGGCCGCCGGTGCACGCGACGTTGCGTGCCGCCTCGGCCACGGCGATGCGCGCGCCGAGTCGGGGATCGAGGTACGTGTAGCGGCCGTTGCCGTCGGTCTTGACGGCCAGGGCACGGTCGGTGCCGCGCACGCGGAGCACGGCGGCATCCCCTCCTGGTCCGACCACCGTGTTGGTGCGCACCGTGGAATCGTACTGTCGGTAGACCCACGCCTTGCTCGCGATCGTGGGGCTGCCCAGCAATCGGAGGAGCGTCCAGACGGGGTCCCGCTCCTCGGCGCGCTCGGGCAGGGCATTCACGTCGCGGGCCCGCAGGGCCGCGATGGCCGGGCTCTCGACGGCATCCGGCGTATAGGTGGGGCAGTCGGTGACCAGGCGGTTGCCGGGGAACTCGGCCACCACGCGGTCGCCCTCGGTGACGCGGTATACCGGGTCCGCTATGACTTGGCCGATCACGGCCGCCGTGAGGTCCCACTTCTCGAGGATGGCGCGGACGGCGTCCTCGTGTCCCTGGCGGGCCACGACGAGCATGCGCTCCTGCGACTCGCTGAGCAGAATCTCGTACGGCGTCATGTTGGGCTCGCGCACCGGTACCCGGGTCACGTCGATCGTCACGCCGACGTCGCCGCGCGCCGCCATCTCGGCCGACGACGACGTGAGGCCGGCGGCCCCCATGTCCTGGATGGCCACGATGTGGCCGCTGTGGATCAGTTCGAGACTGGCTTCGAGCAGCAGCTTCTCGGTGAACGGATCGCCCACCTGCACACGGGGGCGCTTGGCGTCGTTCGCCTCGGACAGGTCCTCGGACGCGAACGAGGCGCCATGAATGCCGTCGCGCCCGGTGCGGGCGCCCACGGCGATGATCGGATTGCCGACTCCCTGAGCGACGGCAAGCATCAATTCCGATTCGCGGAGCAACCCCACGCACATGGCGTTGACGATTGGATTTCCCTCATAGGCCGGATCGAACACGACCTCGCCAGCCACCGTCGGCACGCCCACGCAGTTGCCGTAGTCCCCGATCCCCTTGACGACGCCGCTGAACAGGTAGCGCACGCGGGGGGAGTCGAGGCTGCCGAACCGGAGCGAATTGAGCATCGCGATGGGGCGGGCGCCCATCGTGAACACGTCGCGGAGAATGCCGCCCACCCCGGTGGCCGCGCCCTGGTACGGCTCCACCGCCGAGGGGTGGTTGTGCGATTCGATCTTGAACGCCACGGCCAGACCGTCGCCGATGGCGATGACGCCCGCGTTCTCGCCGGGACCCTGCAGCACGTAGTCGGCCTTGGTGGGCAGGGTGCGGAGCAGGGGACGCGAGTGCTTGTAGGAGCAGTGCTCGCTCCACAGGGCGCTCACGATGCCAAGTTCGGTGAACGTCGGCTCGCGGCCGAGCATGTCGACGAGGCGGCGATACTCGTCCGCGGTGAGCCCGTGCTCGGCGATCAGCGCCGGCGTGATGGCCGGGTCGCCGGGGCGGGGTTGGACGGAACGCACGGAGGTCACTTGGTACGGCCCAGGAGTTCGAGAAGGTCGGTCACGACGTGGGTCAGGGGGCTCTTGGAGGCCTCACGCATCAGGTCCACTTCGCCGGCGTCGAACCAGGCGCCGTGGCACTCGGGACAGATGTCGATCGTCACGCGTCCCTTGACGACCTCGCGCAGGTCGGCGCCGCACTTGGGGCATTTCATGTAGTGGGTATGGCGTTCGCGCGACACGCGATCGGCGTCGAGCCGGGCGCGCATCTGTGCTATCAGCTCGGCATTCTGGCGGGCGAAGTATTCGTCTTCGTTTCCCGTCGGATGTTCACCGGTATGGTGGGGCATCGTTTGCTCCTGGTCAGGCGGCCACGGCGGCCAACAGAGACTCGAACACTCCGAGGCCGTCGCGCGAGCCGAGTAGCGAGTTCACGGCGCGTTCCGGATGCGGCATCATGCCCAGCACGTTGCCCCCGGCATTCACGATCCCGGCGATGGCGCGCATCGACCCGTTGGGGCTCCACCATTCGTCGGCGTCGCCGCTGCTGCTCACGTACCGGAATACCACCTGGCCGTCGCCTTCGAGCCGGTCCAGCGTGGCGGCGTCGGCGGTGAAGCGGCCGTCTCCATGGGCGATGGGAATCGCGAGGCGTTGATCCTTGTCATAGCGGTTGGTGAACATCGTGGCTGCGTTCTCCACGCGGAGCGTGACCAGCTCGCAGACGAACTTGAGGCTCGCGTTGCGCAACAGCGCTCCGGGAAGCAGGCCCGCTTCGCAGGCGATCTGGAACCCGTTGCAGATTCCGAGCACGGGCGCGCCGCGTTTGGCGTGGGCGACCACCTCCGCCATGATCGGGCTGAAGCGCGCGATCGCACCGGGGCGCAGGTAGTCGCCGTAGCTGAATCCCCCGGGCAGGATCACGACGTCGGCATCGCGCAGATCGTGTTCCTTGTGCCAGAGGAACTCGGCTTCCTCCCCGACGGCCTCGACCACCGCGCGGTAGGCGTCGTAGTCGCAGTTGGACCCGGGAAAGGTGACGATGCCGAACTTCATGCGGCGGCCCCCGCTCCCGTCACGGCGGCCACGTCGAAGTCTTCGGTGACCGGGTTGGCGAGCAAGCGCTCGCACATGCGCCGGGCTTCCGCCTCGGCCGCGGCGGCATCGGCGGCATCGAGTTCCACGATGAGATGGCGGCCCACGTGCACGTCGCGCACGCTGCCGAACCCGAGGGTGTGGAGAGCGTCGGTCACGGCCTTGCCCTGGGGATCGAGGAGGCCTCGGCGGGGCGTGACGTGCAGGGAAACGCGAAAGCGGGTCATGCGGTGGGGGGCTCGGATGGAGGAGTGGGCGGGCGGACGGGGCGGGTCGGCGGCGGGCCGCCTTCCGGGCGCACGCGCCGGCGGCGCCGGCGGCGGTGCGGGGCGAGCGACGGATCATCGCCCACCGCCTCGCGCCTGGCAGAGTCAAACCCGTACGCCGATGAGAGCTCGCCGGTATGCGTGGTCGCGCCACCGCGGCGATCGAGAAGGCCCAGCCACGCGGCCCGAACGATCCCGTACGCCACGTAGATCACGGCGGCCGGGAAGAAGAACTGGCTGGGCAGGAACACGAGCGCCGCGATCCCGCCCACGACGATCAGCAGCCCGATCACGCCGCGCACGCTGCGCAGGCCGACGTTGGGCATGACGGGGTAGGGCACGTTGCTCACCATGAGGAAGCTCAGGGCGAGGATGATGTAGCGGAGCAGCACGTGCCAGGGCAGGTCCGCTATTACCGTTTCTTGATAGAGCGGCGTCTGGCTGAACCAGTAGTACGTGGCCAGCGTCATGCCGGCGGCGGGGGTGGGGAGCCCCTGGAAATACGTCTTGGCGGTGCCCGCCTGCTCCACGTTGAAGCGGGCCAGCCGCAACACCGCGCAGGCGGTGAACAGAAAGCAGAAGAGCCACTCCCAGCTCTCCTGGTTGAACACCGCGAAGTACATGATCAGGGACGGGGCCACCCCGAACGTGATGGCGTCAACCAGCGAGTCCAGCTCCTCGCCGAACCGGCCGCCGGTATTCGTGGCGCGGGCCACCCGGCCATCGAGCATGTCGGCCACGCCGCCCAACACCACGTACCACCCGGCGCGATAGAATTCGCCGCGCGTGGCGGCAACGATGGCGAACATCCCGAAGAACAGGTTGAACAGCGTGAGCCCGCTCGGGAAGAGCACGACGGCGCGGCGGACTCTGGCATGGCGGGGGTCGGTGGGACTCATGGGGTTGGCAACTCCGCGAGGACAGTGACGCCGGCCTGCGTCGTCTCACCCACGCGCACCTTCACGGCCGAGCGCAGGGGAAGGAACACGTCGACGCGCGAGCCGAAGCGGATGATCCCCATCCGCTCACCCTGCTGCGCAGCGGCGCCCAGTGTGCTGTACGTCACGATGCGTCGCGCGATGAGGCCCGCGATCTGGCGCATCATCACGCGCGTGCCCGTGTGGTCGATGCCCACCGACATCTGCTCGTTTTCGAGGCTCGCCTTCTCCGCCGCCGCATTCAGGAACTTGCCGGGGTTGTAGTGCAGGTAGTCGACGGTCCCGCTCACGGGATAGCGGTTCACGTGCACGTTGAAGACGCTCATGAAGATCGAGATGCGCAGCGCCGGCCCCCCCAGGTATGCCGGCTCGTTCACCTCGGTCACCTGCACCACTCGGCCGTCCGCCGGGGCGATCACCAGCGCGTCGCCGCGCGGACCGCGGCGCTCGGGGTCGCGAAAGAAATACGCCACCCACAGCGCGAGCAGCGTGAGCACGAAGGCAAGAAGCCAGACCGGCCAAGAGCGCCGGTTGAGCGCGACCGCGTAGGCCGCCGCCGCTATCACGGTGGCGAGGCCGATGAACGGGTAGCCTTCGCGCGCGAAGCTCACGAAAGCCCGTCGCGGTTGAGCGGGGCTCCGGTGATCCGGCGGAACGCGTCGAGGTACCGCTCGCTGGTCGCCTTCACGACTTCGGGGGGCAGCGGTGGGGGCGGCGCATCGCCGTTCCATCGACCCGCCCGGCGCTCGCCGTCCAGATAGTCACGCAGCGGCTGCTTGTCGAAGCTCGGCTGGCCGTGGCCGGGTTGATACTGGTCGGCGGGCCAGAACCGCGAACTGTCCGGAGTCAGGACTTCGTCGATCAGCGTGATGCGGCCGCCCGCATCGCGCCCGAACTCGAACTTCGTGTCGGCGATGATGATTCCACGCTCGGCGGCGCGCTCCCGCCCCATCTCGTACACGAGGCGGCTCAACCGCTCGATCTCGCCCGCCACCTCCGAGCCCAGTCGCCGGGCGACCTCGGCGGGCGTGATGTTCTCATCGTGGCCCGACTCCGCCTTCGTGGCGGGGCTGAATACCGGCCGGTCGAACCGATCGGCTTCGCGGAGGCCCACGGGAAGCGGCTGGCCGGCCAGGGTGCCGCGCGCCTGGTATTCCTTCCACGCCGAGCCCGAGAGGTAGCCGCGGATCACGCACTCGATGGGAAATACTTCGGTGCGGCGGCAGAGCATGGCCCGGCCGGCAATCGTACGGCGGTGCAGGGCGAGTGAGGGCACGAGGCGCACGATCTCGTCGGCGTCGGCCGACACCAGGTGGTGGTGCACGTGCCCCTCGAACTGGTGCAGCCACCAGGCGGTGATCTGCGTGAGCACGGCCCCCTTGAAGGGGATCGGCTCCTTCATCACGACGTCGAACGCGCTCACACGATCGGTGGCCACGATGAGCAGGTGCAGCGGATCGACCTCATACACCTCGCGTACCTTGCCGCGCCGCACGTGGCGCAAGGGGAGCGGAGCGAGCGCAACGATGCTCATACCCGCACCTCCTCGCGCTCGGCCATCGCCGCGCCGCTGAGCAGCGGATCCACGACTTCCTTCAGGAACTCATCCACCTGCTCGCGGGCGCGCCCCGTGAAGCCGAGGGGATCGAGCAGGGCCGTCATCTCGGCGGCCGGCACCGGCCATCCGGGGGTCGCGGCAAGACGGTCGAGCATGTCGTTGCCGGAGGCGCCTTCCTTGATCGCCCGGGCGGCGGCGATGCTCGCCTTGCGGATGAACTCGTGCGCGTCCTGGCGGTCCAATCCCATCTGCACG of the Gemmatimonadaceae bacterium genome contains:
- a CDS encoding lysylphosphatidylglycerol synthase transmembrane domain-containing protein, which encodes MKRQVIRVLRISMWVAVAAFLVLFATRVQWGETWRAFRSASPSLLLLAAAVNLTSLVLKGVRWWVFLRPVGADSLWLAMRATFAGAGLNNVLVANGGEAARVIFVARATRVPSAKILATFALERLFEVIGYVLMLVLGIWLLPLPDHIAGLRPFAITALAVLGFFVLFLLSREKTEERVTTDETNWRGKLRAYARRFTHTLASVSTVPRFAAAMLLSMGAWALQIATYGLTARAVHFPITFTGTVACLLAVNVGFAIRSTPGNVGVFEVFYALTAAALGFDSNAAVAVAFLIQAQQILPVTAIGIVMAPEFLRRRRHAGEPPSAAGVAVNPLDLPTDQFE
- a CDS encoding polysaccharide deacetylase family protein produces the protein MNGPAVLGGATVAMGLAAHGAFYRNSYLFGPALGRLPTRERVVALTFDDGPNPEATPPILDALARAGAHATFFILGRHAERWPALVRRIRDDGHAVGNHGYYHRKLHFKSPAYVRDDLTRGVDAIAQACGARPALFRAPHGFRSPWVNSIARSLGERVIGWSLGVWDSDRPGADVIAQRTVDGARPGSILLLHDGDGYDPVGDRRQTAEAVPQVLSALEGRGYRFVPVPAA
- a CDS encoding glycosyltransferase family 4 protein, with the protein product MPILTLAGRTLRAPQHPAMPQLPDQPEARDDRTFRIALVTEYYYPHLGGVCEHVHFFAREARRRGHHVDIITSHIPGAAEHPNVIRIGRSQPVQSNGSQARITVGIGLRRRMRRVLREGRYDIVHVHSPLTPVLPMLAIDEADCPVVGTFHTYFDHSKAYALFNRYFQRRLDKLSAAIAVSHSTTVALNRYFTADWKIIPNGIDVDVFTPDAPRPATIRTDVPSILFLGRFDPRNGLDTLIHAFRRVKALGREAQLVVVGDGPLRDHYRALAGGDPDITFVGAVLEGRPSYYANCSIYACPTTKASFGITLLESMACETPIVCSDILGFRDVVENGREALMVPCGDHDALADAIVRLIDDPALRTQLGKRGREESLAYGWDRVAGQVLDVYRSILGHIAVVP
- the purF gene encoding amidophosphoribosyltransferase, encoding MCGIFGIRGTPDAARLTQLGLYSLQHRGQESVGVVVLDAHGQGQLVRSMGTMNETMGHELEQLHGNLALGHTRYSTAGSSTIENAQPIFVRSRGGHIALAHNGNLVNAVQVRAELEAQGSIFSTNADSEVIVHRLAKSQAPTPAARMAEALTGLDGAYSLVAAIGDTLIAARDPRGWRPLVMGRLNGAVVFASETCALDIVGAVAEREVGPGEIIVVDDTGVHAIQALEPMPLRRCVFEYVYFARPDSRVFGGSVDRARRELGRQLAKEHPAPNADLVFSVPDSSNSAALGFAEVSGLPYELALIRNHYVGRTFIQPTQAGRDAKVKIKYNPVREVIAGKRVVMVDDSIVRGTTTRGLVAMIRSAGAKEVHLRVSSAPITGPCYYGIDTPSRRELIAANLSQAEIARELGVDSLGYLSRDGMLGAVPGGPEGFCDACFTGDYPTAAPLDARRD
- the purL gene encoding phosphoribosylformylglycinamidine synthase subunit PurL — protein: MRSVQPRPGDPAITPALIAEHGLTADEYRRLVDMLGREPTFTELGIVSALWSEHCSYKHSRPLLRTLPTKADYVLQGPGENAGVIAIGDGLAVAFKIESHNHPSAVEPYQGAATGVGGILRDVFTMGARPIAMLNSLRFGSLDSPRVRYLFSGVVKGIGDYGNCVGVPTVAGEVVFDPAYEGNPIVNAMCVGLLRESELMLAVAQGVGNPIIAVGARTGRDGIHGASFASEDLSEANDAKRPRVQVGDPFTEKLLLEASLELIHSGHIVAIQDMGAAGLTSSSAEMAARGDVGVTIDVTRVPVREPNMTPYEILLSESQERMLVVARQGHEDAVRAILEKWDLTAAVIGQVIADPVYRVTEGDRVVAEFPGNRLVTDCPTYTPDAVESPAIAALRARDVNALPERAEERDPVWTLLRLLGSPTIASKAWVYRQYDSTVRTNTVVGPGGDAAVLRVRGTDRALAVKTDGNGRYTYLDPRLGARIAVAEAARNVACTGGRPMAITNNLNFGNPRKPDIYYQLREAVAGLAEACLALGTPVTGGNVSLYNETPRGAIYPTPVVGMVGRIDSLSHITRAAFAQAGDRIVLLGEPTASIGASEYLQTIHGVVAGAPPTCDLDAERRLIEALLDTITAGAVRSAHDCSDGGLAVALAECAIMDRERPIGARVDLAAWAGLPLRALLFGEAQGRVIVSTPDPDGVLAVARRHGVPAQDIGVVENGGNLEITAGDRHLAASIVQLADAYFESIPRIMSRAASAVSDSPVTTAA
- a CDS encoding zf-TFIIB domain-containing protein — protein: MPHHTGEHPTGNEDEYFARQNAELIAQMRARLDADRVSRERHTHYMKCPKCGADLREVVKGRVTIDICPECHGAWFDAGEVDLMREASKSPLTHVVTDLLELLGRTK
- the purQ gene encoding phosphoribosylformylglycinamidine synthase subunit PurQ; this encodes MKFGIVTFPGSNCDYDAYRAVVEAVGEEAEFLWHKEHDLRDADVVILPGGFSYGDYLRPGAIARFSPIMAEVVAHAKRGAPVLGICNGFQIACEAGLLPGALLRNASLKFVCELVTLRVENAATMFTNRYDKDQRLAIPIAHGDGRFTADAATLDRLEGDGQVVFRYVSSSGDADEWWSPNGSMRAIAGIVNAGGNVLGMMPHPERAVNSLLGSRDGLGVFESLLAAVAA
- the purS gene encoding phosphoribosylformylglycinamidine synthase subunit PurS, whose translation is MTRFRVSLHVTPRRGLLDPQGKAVTDALHTLGFGSVRDVHVGRHLIVELDAADAAAAEAEARRMCERLLANPVTEDFDVAAVTGAGAAA
- the pssA gene encoding CDP-diacylglycerol--serine O-phosphatidyltransferase, translating into MSPTDPRHARVRRAVVLFPSGLTLFNLFFGMFAIVAATRGEFYRAGWYVVLGGVADMLDGRVARATNTGGRFGEELDSLVDAITFGVAPSLIMYFAVFNQESWEWLFCFLFTACAVLRLARFNVEQAGTAKTYFQGLPTPAAGMTLATYYWFSQTPLYQETVIADLPWHVLLRYIILALSFLMVSNVPYPVMPNVGLRSVRGVIGLLIVVGGIAALVFLPSQFFFPAAVIYVAYGIVRAAWLGLLDRRGGATTHTGELSSAYGFDSARREAVGDDPSLAPHRRRRRRRVRPEGGPPPTRPVRPPTPPSEPPTA
- a CDS encoding phosphatidylserine decarboxylase family protein, with amino-acid sequence MSFAREGYPFIGLATVIAAAAYAVALNRRSWPVWLLAFVLTLLALWVAYFFRDPERRGPRGDALVIAPADGRVVQVTEVNEPAYLGGPALRISIFMSVFNVHVNRYPVSGTVDYLHYNPGKFLNAAAEKASLENEQMSVGIDHTGTRVMMRQIAGLIARRIVTYSTLGAAAQQGERMGIIRFGSRVDVFLPLRSAVKVRVGETTQAGVTVLAELPTP
- a CDS encoding phosphoribosylaminoimidazolesuccinocarboxamide synthase encodes the protein MSIVALAPLPLRHVRRGKVREVYEVDPLHLLIVATDRVSAFDVVMKEPIPFKGAVLTQITAWWLHQFEGHVHHHLVSADADEIVRLVPSLALHRRTIAGRAMLCRRTEVFPIECVIRGYLSGSAWKEYQARGTLAGQPLPVGLREADRFDRPVFSPATKAESGHDENITPAEVARRLGSEVAGEIERLSRLVYEMGRERAAERGIIIADTKFEFGRDAGGRITLIDEVLTPDSSRFWPADQYQPGHGQPSFDKQPLRDYLDGERRAGRWNGDAPPPPLPPEVVKATSERYLDAFRRITGAPLNRDGLS